The following are from one region of the Acidobacteriota bacterium genome:
- the pgsA gene encoding CDP-diacylglycerol--glycerol-3-phosphate 3-phosphatidyltransferase gives MNLPNLLTLLRIFLVPILVVVLLTRFSEDYVGLPQHIAGLALFLTAAITDALDGWLARRRGQVSKLGTLLDPIADKLLISSAFISLVENRLAPAWAVVIILGREFAVTGLRSVAATEGFVIPASRAGKIKMFSQVVTVSLLIFSSVNGGPPTQTLAFPVLQFWEVPEMHTALAHLRGAGAFTLRDFQMMMYGLGRGLLWLVVISSCWSMFGYFKHFYFSARERYNLTAKAEKAN, from the coding sequence ATGAACCTGCCCAATCTGCTCACACTCCTGCGCATCTTCCTCGTGCCGATTTTGGTCGTCGTGCTGCTGACGCGCTTTTCGGAAGATTACGTCGGCTTGCCGCAGCACATCGCGGGGCTGGCGTTGTTTTTGACGGCGGCGATTACCGATGCGCTGGATGGTTGGCTGGCGCGGCGGCGCGGGCAGGTATCAAAGCTCGGCACGCTGCTCGATCCGATTGCAGACAAGCTGTTGATCTCTTCGGCCTTTATTTCGCTGGTTGAAAACCGGCTCGCGCCGGCCTGGGCGGTGGTGATTATTTTGGGCCGCGAATTCGCCGTGACGGGCTTGCGTTCGGTCGCGGCGACCGAAGGCTTTGTTATTCCGGCGTCGCGCGCGGGCAAGATCAAAATGTTTTCGCAAGTCGTGACGGTGTCGCTGCTGATTTTTTCTTCGGTCAATGGCGGGCCGCCGACGCAAACGCTGGCCTTCCCGGTGCTGCAATTTTGGGAGGTGCCAGAGATGCACACCGCGCTCGCACATTTGCGCGGCGCGGGCGCGTTCACGTTGCGCGACTTTCAGATGATGATGTACGGGCTAGGACGCGGGTTGTTGTGGCTGGTGGTGATTTCGTCGTGCTGGTCAATGTTCGGGTACTTCAAACATTTCTATTTCAGCGCCCGCGAACGCTACAACCTTACGGCCAAAGCCGAAAAAGCAAACTAG